The following are encoded together in the Vibrio zhugei genome:
- the recD gene encoding exodeoxyribonuclease V subunit alpha has product MKSDVYALLSSLAEQGSIRQLDYQFARFIGQQAPQTPPSLILLVAALSAEVGRGHICLSLDDGSGQRMDVASKLGVFGEQIQAIPNDWLHGDYSHLLATSPLVATSGEHAVPLIFDGKRVYLHRYWAYEVTLSARLQHLARPIALGAQDVDILKTHLNRLFTRDYWRLFTALSQAHSQIARQKLVMDYLDVVLPEQVDWQQVESCLTAATHAEQLEVLEQWVPQSACLNWQKVAAATALTRRFTVVSGGPGTGKTTTVTKLLAALLGQSVANPPTIKLVAPTGKAAARLTESIAKAVARLPVDPELKALIPTQASTIHRLLGALPHSAEFRHHNKNPLHLDLLIVDEASMVDLSLMVKLVEALPSHARLVLLGDKDQLASVEAGAVLGDICQFLSAGYSQEQGQMLATLTGYQALSSPATSSRPAIADCLCMLQKSYRFNASSGIGQLAKAVNSGDGRQVDEVWQRTFSDITHYPLTRDAYQTMLNGVVAQYRGYLALIDQPFYDEDQMISMALKARSVLDAFNRVRLLCAIREGDFGVIGLNYRIERALVARQLLHVQDELWYHGRPIMVTSNDHSLGLYNGDVGICLRDEHESSQRLKVYFELPDGQVKAVLPSRVPPHETAYAMTIHKSQGSEFEHTFMLLPPEYTPILTRELVYTGITRAKSDLTLVCDDAVLKRSINIRTQRSSGLVEQLQP; this is encoded by the coding sequence ATGAAAAGTGATGTGTATGCTTTGTTATCCTCACTTGCTGAGCAGGGAAGTATTCGTCAACTCGACTATCAATTTGCCCGTTTTATTGGTCAGCAAGCGCCGCAGACCCCGCCATCGCTGATTTTATTAGTGGCAGCGTTAAGTGCTGAGGTCGGACGCGGTCATATCTGTTTGTCTCTTGACGACGGCTCAGGACAACGAATGGATGTGGCAAGTAAACTCGGCGTGTTTGGGGAGCAAATTCAAGCGATCCCCAATGATTGGTTACACGGCGATTATTCGCACTTATTGGCAACGTCGCCATTGGTCGCCACGTCGGGTGAGCATGCGGTTCCGCTCATTTTTGACGGTAAAAGAGTGTACTTACATCGTTACTGGGCTTATGAAGTGACGCTAAGCGCTCGCTTGCAGCATTTAGCCCGTCCCATTGCGCTTGGCGCTCAGGATGTGGACATTTTAAAAACACACTTAAATCGTTTATTTACAAGGGATTATTGGCGTCTGTTCACCGCCTTGTCGCAAGCGCATTCACAAATAGCGCGCCAGAAGTTGGTCATGGATTATTTAGATGTGGTGTTACCCGAGCAGGTTGATTGGCAACAGGTTGAGTCGTGCCTAACGGCTGCAACGCATGCCGAACAACTGGAGGTATTAGAGCAATGGGTGCCGCAGTCTGCGTGCTTAAATTGGCAGAAAGTGGCGGCTGCCACGGCATTAACCCGTCGATTTACAGTGGTTTCGGGGGGGCCTGGGACAGGGAAAACTACCACTGTGACTAAGTTGTTAGCCGCGTTACTCGGCCAATCAGTGGCGAATCCACCTACCATCAAATTAGTGGCACCAACAGGCAAAGCGGCGGCGCGGTTAACCGAGTCGATAGCCAAAGCGGTGGCACGTTTACCGGTGGATCCTGAATTGAAAGCGTTAATTCCCACCCAAGCGAGCACCATACATCGTTTATTAGGGGCGCTCCCTCACAGTGCAGAATTTCGTCACCATAACAAGAATCCGCTGCATTTGGACTTACTGATTGTCGATGAAGCCTCGATGGTGGATTTATCATTAATGGTGAAGTTGGTTGAGGCGTTGCCATCACATGCTCGTTTAGTGCTTCTTGGGGATAAAGATCAGCTCGCTTCAGTCGAAGCGGGAGCCGTGCTTGGTGATATTTGCCAATTTTTATCAGCAGGTTATAGCCAAGAGCAAGGGCAAATGTTAGCCACCTTGACCGGCTATCAAGCCTTGTCTTCACCGGCAACGTCGTCACGCCCTGCGATTGCAGATTGCTTATGTATGCTGCAAAAGAGTTACCGTTTTAATGCCAGCTCGGGCATCGGACAACTTGCTAAGGCGGTCAATAGTGGCGATGGTCGCCAAGTGGATGAGGTTTGGCAGCGGACGTTTTCCGACATCACTCACTATCCCCTGACGCGAGATGCATATCAAACGATGTTAAATGGGGTCGTCGCGCAATATCGTGGTTATCTAGCTTTGATTGATCAACCATTTTACGACGAGGATCAGATGATATCGATGGCGTTGAAGGCTCGTTCGGTACTCGACGCGTTTAATCGTGTGAGATTATTGTGTGCAATCCGCGAGGGAGATTTTGGAGTCATTGGACTGAATTATCGCATTGAGCGCGCCTTAGTGGCTCGACAATTATTGCATGTCCAAGATGAGCTGTGGTATCACGGCCGACCGATTATGGTCACCAGTAATGACCATAGCTTAGGGTTGTATAATGGTGATGTGGGGATCTGCTTACGTGACGAGCATGAAAGCAGTCAGCGACTCAAAGTGTATTTTGAATTGCCGGATGGACAAGTGAAAGCGGTGCTACCCAGCCGAGTACCACCGCACGAAACGGCTTATGCCATGACCATTCATAAGTCTCAGGGCAGTGAGTTTGAACATACATTTATGCTGTTACCGCCAGAATATACCCCGATTTTGACGCGAGAATTAGTCTACACCGGGATTACGCGAGCGAAATCTGATTTAACTTTAGTGTGTGATGATGCGGTACTAAAGCGCAGTATTAACATACGCACGCAACGGTCGAGTGGCTTAGTTGAACAACTTCAGCCATGA
- the argA gene encoding amino-acid N-acetyltransferase: MKIRSTELVKGFRQSAPYVNAHRGKTMVIMLGGEGIADKNFPNIISDLALLHSLGVKIVLVYGARPQINDLLNVHGHSTPYHNGIRITDETALNLVMQAAGQLQLAITARLSMSMNNTPMAGNKLNIVSGNFVIAQPLGIDTGVDYCHSGRIRRIDIEGINRILAQESIVLLGPIASSVTGECFNLLSEEIATQVAIRLKADKLVGFCSEQGIINEHGNAIAELFPTEVESLIAHMESGKQSQQEEATGTLRFLRASVSACRAGVPRSHLISYKVDGALIQELFSFDGIGTQVVTAQTEQVRQAHIDDIGGIFDLILPLEEKGILVRRSREQLEQEMHNFSVIDKDGLIIGCAALYPYQDEKMAEMACVAIHNDYRDGQRGLGLLEHMKHEAKLQGLNKLFVLTTQSLHWFREQGFIEAGISALPVRKQHLYNYQRRSKILVLEL; encoded by the coding sequence GTGAAAATACGTAGTACCGAGCTAGTCAAAGGATTCCGGCAATCCGCCCCTTATGTTAATGCCCATCGTGGGAAAACCATGGTCATAATGTTGGGAGGGGAAGGAATTGCCGACAAGAATTTTCCAAATATTATTAGCGATTTAGCCTTATTACATAGCTTGGGGGTAAAAATCGTTCTGGTATACGGCGCTCGTCCTCAAATCAATGACCTACTCAACGTTCATGGCCATAGCACCCCTTATCACAACGGTATCCGAATAACCGATGAAACGGCATTAAATCTCGTGATGCAGGCCGCGGGGCAATTACAACTTGCGATCACCGCTCGCTTATCCATGAGCATGAATAATACGCCCATGGCAGGTAACAAACTCAATATTGTCAGTGGCAACTTTGTCATCGCTCAGCCATTAGGTATTGATACTGGTGTGGATTATTGCCACAGCGGACGAATTCGCCGTATCGACATTGAAGGCATTAATCGCATTCTTGCCCAAGAATCCATTGTGCTACTCGGTCCGATTGCCAGTTCCGTCACCGGAGAGTGTTTTAACCTTTTATCAGAAGAAATAGCAACGCAAGTCGCGATACGCCTAAAAGCGGATAAGCTTGTCGGCTTTTGCTCAGAGCAAGGCATTATTAATGAGCATGGCAATGCGATTGCAGAACTCTTCCCGACAGAAGTGGAATCGCTGATTGCCCATATGGAATCAGGCAAACAATCACAACAAGAGGAAGCAACCGGTACTCTGCGGTTTTTGCGTGCGTCAGTTTCCGCTTGCCGAGCAGGCGTCCCCAGAAGCCACTTAATCAGTTACAAAGTCGATGGCGCTTTAATTCAAGAGCTGTTCTCATTTGATGGTATTGGTACGCAAGTGGTCACCGCGCAAACAGAACAAGTTCGCCAAGCCCATATTGACGATATTGGTGGCATTTTCGATTTGATATTGCCATTGGAAGAAAAAGGCATTTTGGTACGCCGCTCTCGTGAACAGTTAGAACAAGAAATGCATAACTTCAGCGTGATCGATAAAGATGGTCTGATCATTGGTTGCGCCGCCTTATATCCATATCAAGATGAAAAAATGGCAGAAATGGCCTGTGTCGCGATTCACAACGATTACAGAGATGGTCAACGTGGTTTAGGCCTACTTGAGCACATGAAACACGAAGCCAAATTACAAGGGCTCAATAAGCTGTTTGTCCTCACAACGCAGAGCTTACATTGGTTTAGAGAGCAAGGATTTATTGAAGCGGGTATTTCCGCCCTGCCAGTGAGAAAACAACACTTATATAACTATCAGCGCCGCTCGAAAATTTTGGTTTTAGAGCTTTGA
- the mltA gene encoding murein transglycosylase A, producing the protein MIKRLFPLACVLLLFGCAPTDRGQQYQDPQFARKLNKVEQVHSNSPRDYSAFLKQSSEVVQNSPSMAKIYQSLYTQLNDWVMESGDPQDLKKFGIQTAQLGGGDQKGNVLFTGYFSPVIELRHEPDDEYKYPVYGKPDCTQDCPTRAQIYAGALRGQGLELGYAKNLIDPFIMEVQGSGFVHFGDDDSLEYFAYAGKNNKAYISIGKVLIDQGEVAREDMSLKAIKTWVKSHPIDQVMELLEQNPSYVFFEPRSAAPVTGSAGIPLLPMASVAGDRSILPMGTPILAEVPLLNADGTYTGTHQLRLLIVLDTGGAVKDNHLDLYHGMGPRAGNAAGHYKHFGRVWKLGLEASPTQAPWATPPEKLE; encoded by the coding sequence GTGATTAAACGTCTTTTTCCTCTGGCTTGTGTGTTATTGCTGTTTGGCTGTGCACCAACCGATCGTGGTCAACAATACCAAGATCCGCAATTTGCTAGAAAGCTTAATAAAGTAGAGCAAGTGCATTCCAACTCCCCGCGTGATTATTCCGCATTTCTCAAGCAAAGTAGTGAAGTCGTGCAGAATTCACCGAGCATGGCAAAGATATACCAGTCTTTATACACGCAGTTGAACGATTGGGTCATGGAGAGTGGTGATCCACAAGATTTAAAAAAATTCGGTATTCAAACCGCACAGTTAGGCGGCGGGGATCAAAAAGGTAATGTATTGTTTACCGGCTATTTTTCTCCGGTTATTGAACTGCGCCATGAGCCGGATGATGAATATAAATATCCTGTATATGGCAAACCGGATTGCACACAAGATTGCCCAACGCGTGCGCAAATTTATGCGGGGGCGTTGCGTGGACAAGGTCTTGAACTGGGTTATGCTAAGAATTTGATTGATCCGTTTATTATGGAGGTGCAAGGGAGTGGCTTTGTACACTTCGGTGATGACGATAGCTTGGAGTACTTTGCTTACGCGGGCAAAAACAACAAAGCCTATATCAGTATTGGTAAAGTACTGATTGATCAAGGCGAAGTGGCAAGAGAAGACATGTCATTAAAAGCCATTAAAACATGGGTGAAGTCGCATCCCATCGATCAGGTGATGGAGTTACTGGAACAAAATCCGTCTTATGTCTTCTTTGAGCCGCGTTCGGCGGCCCCTGTAACAGGCAGTGCCGGGATTCCATTGTTACCCATGGCATCGGTTGCTGGCGATCGCTCCATTTTGCCAATGGGAACGCCAATCTTGGCCGAAGTTCCCTTACTCAATGCTGATGGTACATACACGGGCACCCATCAATTGCGTTTATTGATTGTGCTCGATACTGGTGGGGCAGTGAAAGACAATCACTTAGATCTTTATCATGGCATGGGACCAAGAGCAGGAAACGCCGCGGGACATTACAAGCATTTTGGCCGTGTATGGAAGTTGGGACTGGAAGCGTCACCGACCCAAGCGCCTTGGGCAACACCACCTGAAAAGCTAGAATAG
- the panE gene encoding 2-dehydropantoate 2-reductase, whose product MNIVVVGPGAIGSLWACYLHQAGHNVSAWSRHPQHSRLLSLSSPVSPITVNATLRHNDMDAVHHADVILVTTKAHHVADALAPLLAHLHSDTLLLFIHNGMGALEPLMDTLADYPLLQAITTHGAMKPSPQQVIHTGLGRTDLGALNLKGRACQFMAEVLHHALPEVTWHPSLELPLWKKLAINCVINPLTAIHNLRNGDLQAAAYSETIYGIIQEVVMVMNACGVDLEQEALRQDVYEVIARTAHNYSSMHQDLTHQRESEIDFINGYVLAQARRHRIPVPYNRELWQTVKQLEHRGSHA is encoded by the coding sequence ATGAATATCGTCGTGGTCGGTCCTGGGGCCATTGGGTCTTTGTGGGCGTGTTATTTACATCAAGCAGGTCATAACGTCAGTGCCTGGTCTCGACATCCACAGCACAGCCGCCTTTTGAGCCTAAGCTCCCCCGTATCCCCTATCACGGTGAATGCCACACTGCGTCACAATGACATGGACGCCGTTCATCATGCCGATGTCATATTGGTCACGACCAAAGCCCATCACGTTGCAGACGCGTTAGCGCCACTGCTCGCGCATCTTCATTCTGATACCCTGTTACTCTTTATCCATAATGGCATGGGCGCACTTGAGCCTCTTATGGATACACTCGCCGATTACCCCTTATTGCAAGCCATTACAACACATGGTGCGATGAAACCGTCCCCTCAACAAGTGATCCATACTGGGTTAGGACGCACGGATCTTGGCGCACTCAACCTAAAAGGCCGAGCATGCCAGTTTATGGCAGAGGTGCTCCATCATGCTCTCCCCGAGGTCACTTGGCATCCATCTCTTGAGTTACCTTTGTGGAAAAAGCTGGCGATTAACTGCGTGATCAATCCGCTGACCGCCATTCACAATCTTCGTAATGGCGATCTGCAGGCCGCAGCCTATAGCGAGACCATTTATGGTATTATTCAAGAAGTGGTTATGGTTATGAATGCCTGTGGTGTCGACCTAGAGCAAGAAGCGTTACGACAAGATGTCTATGAGGTTATTGCACGTACGGCACACAATTACTCCTCTATGCACCAAGACCTGACTCACCAACGTGAAAGTGAAATTGATTTTATCAATGGCTATGTGCTTGCCCAAGCACGACGTCATCGCATACCCGTGCCATACAATCGCGAATTATGGCAAACTGTGAAGCAATTAGAACATCGTGGGAGTCACGCATGA
- a CDS encoding outer membrane protein OmpK, with protein sequence MRKSLLALSLATAVSTPALAADYTDGNTHKNDYKWMQFNLMHVLNEKPGNNNHTYFEMEFGGRSGIFDLYGYLDVFNLTDDDDSDKSKYKGNDAKMFAKFAPRMSLDGLFNTDLSVGPIKEWYIADYTTIDGNNDGGYATKNGFGADVMVPWFGKVQFNLYKSYNIKNNEWNGYQFSTVWFKPFVNFENGSFIAYQGYLDYEFDLKEKAGASSDHGLAWFNGIYWHSNRYAVGYGLKVFDDVYGIKDSSGFRSSGVSHYFDVTYKF encoded by the coding sequence ATGCGTAAATCACTTTTAGCTCTTAGTCTTGCAACCGCAGTGTCTACCCCTGCTTTAGCCGCTGATTACACCGATGGTAACACTCATAAAAACGATTATAAGTGGATGCAATTTAACCTCATGCATGTACTTAACGAAAAACCAGGCAACAACAACCATACTTACTTCGAAATGGAGTTTGGCGGTCGTTCAGGTATTTTCGATCTATATGGTTACCTAGATGTGTTTAATCTCACCGACGACGATGACAGTGATAAGTCAAAATACAAAGGCAACGATGCGAAAATGTTTGCCAAGTTTGCGCCGCGCATGTCTTTAGATGGTCTATTCAACACTGACCTGTCTGTTGGTCCAATCAAAGAATGGTACATTGCTGACTATACCACCATCGATGGCAACAATGACGGCGGTTACGCCACCAAAAATGGTTTCGGTGCGGATGTGATGGTGCCATGGTTTGGGAAAGTACAATTTAACCTCTACAAATCATACAACATCAAAAATAACGAGTGGAATGGTTACCAGTTCTCTACCGTCTGGTTCAAGCCTTTTGTTAATTTTGAAAATGGTTCATTCATTGCTTATCAAGGTTATTTAGATTACGAATTCGATCTAAAAGAAAAAGCGGGTGCAAGCTCTGATCATGGCTTAGCTTGGTTTAACGGCATTTACTGGCACAGCAACCGTTATGCGGTTGGTTACGGTCTAAAAGTGTTTGACGATGTTTACGGTATTAAAGACTCTTCTGGCTTCCGTTCATCTGGGGTATCACATTACTTCGATGTGACCTACAAATTTTAA
- the tcdA gene encoding tRNA cyclic N6-threonylcarbamoyladenosine(37) synthase TcdA, producing MRELEAPASENYDQRFGGTRRLYGYDEVDILRAAHVCVIGIGGVGSWAVEALARTGIGELTLIDMDDVCVTNINRQIHAMSGTVGQSKIEVMAERVKRINPDCQVNLIDDFINADNQHDYLNRGYDYVLDAIDSLQAKASLLAYCRSNKIKVVTTGGAGGQTDPTQIKVADLTKTIQDPLAKKLKDRLRRFHNFPTNPARKFGIDCVFSTEQLKYPQADGSVCGTKSTAEGPKRMDCASGFGAATMVTASFGFVAASRIVDKLIQKYRNA from the coding sequence ATGCGAGAACTTGAAGCGCCAGCCTCAGAAAACTATGACCAACGTTTTGGTGGGACTCGTCGTTTGTATGGGTATGATGAAGTGGATATTTTACGTGCCGCCCATGTCTGTGTCATCGGGATTGGTGGTGTCGGTTCATGGGCAGTTGAAGCATTAGCTCGCACGGGGATAGGCGAGCTAACGCTGATTGATATGGACGATGTGTGTGTCACCAATATTAACCGTCAAATTCATGCGATGAGTGGTACCGTCGGACAAAGTAAAATCGAGGTGATGGCGGAACGAGTGAAACGTATTAACCCCGATTGCCAAGTCAACTTGATTGATGATTTTATTAACGCTGACAACCAGCACGATTACTTAAATCGTGGTTATGATTATGTACTGGATGCAATTGATAGCCTACAAGCCAAAGCCTCATTATTAGCGTATTGTCGCAGTAATAAAATCAAAGTCGTGACGACTGGTGGTGCAGGCGGTCAGACGGATCCCACACAAATTAAAGTGGCGGATCTCACGAAAACGATTCAAGACCCTCTTGCTAAAAAGCTAAAAGATCGGCTACGTCGTTTTCACAACTTTCCAACCAATCCGGCGCGAAAATTTGGCATTGATTGTGTGTTTTCAACCGAACAACTGAAATATCCTCAAGCGGATGGTTCGGTATGCGGCACAAAATCGACGGCTGAAGGACCGAAGCGTATGGACTGTGCGAGTGGCTTTGGTGCGGCGACGATGGTGACAGCAAGTTTCGGTTTTGTCGCGGCTTCGCGCATCGTGGATAAATTGATTCAGAAATACCGCAACGCTTAA
- a CDS encoding LON peptidase substrate-binding domain-containing protein: MQSIMLFPLSSIVMPEGKMALRIFEPRYQRMVAECMKSDASFGMCLSDLHTGGGEPPLSQFGTQVKIVDFERLKDGMLGITVVGTQRFRIDSIEVESDGLRIAQVEWQTNWPMQEMVQGDAYLAERLQEIYQEIPQVGQLYPHCFFDDACWVTQRWLELMPLTYEQFDQLSRHDDCQIALSYLRFAMNDE; this comes from the coding sequence ATGCAATCAATTATGTTATTTCCGCTGAGTTCTATCGTGATGCCTGAAGGAAAAATGGCGCTGCGTATTTTTGAACCTCGTTATCAGCGGATGGTGGCGGAATGCATGAAAAGCGACGCCAGTTTCGGAATGTGCTTAAGTGATCTTCATACTGGTGGGGGGGAACCCCCGTTATCTCAATTTGGCACGCAGGTAAAGATCGTCGATTTCGAACGTTTAAAGGATGGCATGCTCGGGATCACCGTCGTGGGCACTCAACGTTTTCGTATTGATTCGATAGAGGTGGAGAGCGATGGATTGCGTATTGCTCAAGTCGAATGGCAGACTAACTGGCCGATGCAAGAGATGGTTCAGGGCGACGCCTATCTTGCTGAACGCTTGCAAGAGATCTATCAAGAAATACCTCAGGTTGGTCAATTATATCCACACTGTTTCTTTGATGATGCCTGCTGGGTGACGCAACGTTGGTTAGAGTTGATGCCGCTGACCTACGAACAATTTGATCAACTGTCTCGCCATGATGATTGCCAGATAGCCTTATCCTACCTACGTTTTGCCATGAATGACGAATAA
- a CDS encoding DUF2850 domain-containing protein yields MLALSGTILVGSGYIYLYLQARYAFTSQAPLYGMWVEQNVAPYAATTIDIRPKAIVVQGHTVATQYRFNGDILSFNAGGREHRYRMLNDENTEMRLISAAHYNPTFRLSKKFKNDLR; encoded by the coding sequence GTGCTTGCTTTGAGCGGGACCATTTTGGTCGGCAGTGGGTATATCTATTTATATTTACAAGCACGCTATGCCTTCACATCGCAAGCGCCGTTGTATGGCATGTGGGTTGAACAAAATGTTGCACCCTATGCGGCCACTACCATTGATATTCGGCCAAAGGCTATCGTCGTGCAAGGGCACACGGTAGCAACGCAATATCGGTTTAACGGTGATATTTTATCGTTTAACGCGGGTGGCCGTGAACATCGTTATCGCATGCTCAATGACGAGAATACAGAAATGCGCTTAATATCGGCGGCGCATTACAATCCAACGTTTAGATTGTCAAAAAAGTTTAAAAATGACCTGCGTTGA
- the csdE gene encoding cysteine desulfurase sulfur acceptor subunit CsdE, with product MSEFPQHPFGTVITDTHIRDVMATMHGWEDRYRQVVQWGKQLPKMDERDKHATMTVAGCESQVWLLAHCDDEGIWTFHADSDARIVRGLIAIVFAALNHKKAEQIQAMDIDAYFAQLGLLNHLSASRGNGLRAIVDTIRQSVNA from the coding sequence ATGTCGGAATTTCCGCAACATCCCTTTGGTACCGTCATTACCGATACGCATATTCGGGATGTGATGGCGACGATGCATGGCTGGGAAGACCGCTATCGGCAAGTCGTGCAATGGGGCAAGCAATTACCTAAAATGGATGAGCGCGATAAACACGCCACGATGACCGTTGCTGGATGTGAAAGTCAGGTGTGGCTACTCGCTCATTGTGATGACGAGGGCATTTGGACGTTTCACGCGGATTCCGACGCCCGTATTGTTCGTGGTTTGATCGCCATTGTGTTCGCGGCGTTGAATCATAAAAAAGCCGAACAAATTCAAGCGATGGATATCGATGCGTATTTTGCGCAATTAGGCTTGTTGAATCATTTATCCGCTTCAAGAGGCAATGGTCTGCGTGCGATTGTCGATACGATTCGTCAATCTGTGAATGCGTAA
- a CDS encoding aminotransferase class V-fold PLP-dependent enzyme: protein MTFDIDTVRAQFPFLAQQVNGYPLTYLDSAATSQKPNEVIDTVANYYRVENANVHRGSHHLTAQATSRYEAARHTVAQWIGAPSDDTIIWTRGTTESINLVAYSYARAHLKPGDEIAICENEHHANIVPWQLIAEQTGAIIRKIPITTHGEFDWAYFQNALSERCKLVAVAHITNVTGARQPIEAIIAAAHKLGAKVLVDGAQGIVHEPVNVSDLDADFYAFSGHKFFAPNGIGVLYVKPDLLADMPVWQGGGKMVERVSFSGTQFAAAPACFEAGTPNVAGAIGLATAIQWYQQFDPQEIKQHIAQLHHTLYEGLSTIDDIQIIGHQPGSGILSFIIDGVHHHDIATLLDQQGIVVREGHHCAHPLMEALKITGTVRLSLSIYNHHADITRAIAAIKKAADIL from the coding sequence ATGACGTTTGATATTGATACTGTGCGGGCTCAATTCCCTTTTCTCGCTCAGCAAGTGAACGGTTATCCCCTCACCTATCTCGATAGCGCTGCAACCTCACAAAAACCCAATGAGGTCATTGATACGGTGGCGAACTACTACCGGGTTGAGAATGCGAATGTACATCGCGGTAGCCATCACCTTACCGCCCAAGCGACATCTCGCTATGAGGCAGCTCGACACACGGTCGCCCAATGGATCGGTGCGCCTAGCGATGACACCATCATTTGGACTCGTGGTACCACAGAGTCGATTAACTTAGTGGCTTACAGCTATGCGCGCGCACACCTCAAGCCAGGCGATGAAATTGCGATTTGTGAAAATGAACATCATGCCAATATCGTTCCTTGGCAACTGATTGCCGAACAGACTGGGGCCATCATTCGCAAAATTCCAATAACGACACATGGTGAGTTTGATTGGGCGTATTTTCAGAACGCGCTCAGTGAACGCTGTAAACTGGTAGCCGTCGCTCACATCACCAATGTCACCGGGGCGCGCCAGCCCATCGAGGCCATTATTGCTGCCGCCCATAAATTGGGAGCCAAAGTCCTGGTGGATGGTGCTCAGGGGATTGTTCATGAGCCAGTCAACGTAAGCGACTTAGACGCAGATTTCTATGCGTTTTCCGGACACAAGTTCTTCGCGCCCAATGGGATTGGGGTGTTATATGTCAAACCGGATCTTTTAGCTGACATGCCAGTCTGGCAAGGTGGCGGCAAAATGGTCGAACGTGTGAGTTTTTCAGGCACTCAATTTGCGGCGGCTCCGGCCTGTTTCGAAGCTGGTACGCCTAACGTCGCAGGAGCGATCGGTCTCGCGACGGCCATTCAGTGGTATCAACAATTTGATCCTCAAGAGATTAAACAACATATTGCCCAGCTCCATCACACCTTATATGAAGGGCTATCCACGATTGACGATATTCAAATTATTGGCCACCAGCCAGGCTCTGGCATCCTGAGTTTTATCATCGACGGTGTCCATCATCACGATATTGCCACCTTACTGGATCAACAAGGTATTGTTGTACGGGAAGGCCATCACTGCGCCCACCCGCTCATGGAGGCGCTAAAGATTACAGGCACCGTTCGCTTATCGTTAAGTATTTATAATCACCACGCCGATATCACGCGTGCCATTGCCGCGATAAAAAAAGCCGCCGATATTCTGTAA
- a CDS encoding DJ-1 family glyoxalase III, which yields MTKRILVPIANGTEEIEAVTIIDTLTRANYHVSVASADFDGKLTVTCSRGVVLTAQHRLVDIADEEFDAIVLPGGQAGAEVLQQSTLLVEMLRQQKYDGRLVAAICAAPALVLQYHGLYPGAIMTGHPNFQEQIPASLRRTKRVTFDVTNNVLTSQGPGSSLEFAIEIIIRLSGKTVAKQIAEPMMVLPQLHYDKLSEDA from the coding sequence ATGACGAAACGTATTTTAGTCCCCATTGCCAATGGCACAGAAGAAATTGAAGCCGTAACGATTATTGACACGCTCACCCGAGCAAACTATCACGTGTCCGTCGCCAGCGCCGATTTCGATGGTAAGTTAACCGTGACGTGCTCTCGTGGCGTAGTATTAACCGCGCAACATCGGCTCGTCGATATCGCCGACGAGGAGTTCGATGCGATCGTGTTACCCGGTGGACAGGCGGGCGCCGAAGTGTTGCAACAAAGCACACTGCTCGTCGAAATGCTGAGACAACAAAAATATGACGGTCGGCTTGTCGCTGCCATTTGCGCCGCGCCCGCCCTTGTTTTGCAATATCATGGCCTCTACCCGGGAGCGATCATGACCGGACACCCAAATTTTCAAGAACAGATTCCCGCGTCGCTACGCCGTACAAAACGGGTCACCTTTGATGTCACAAACAATGTGTTAACCAGTCAAGGACCCGGCTCTTCGCTGGAATTTGCCATTGAAATTATTATTCGTTTATCGGGTAAAACCGTGGCGAAACAGATCGCAGAACCCATGATGGTTCTTCCACAATTACATTATGACAAACTTAGCGAAGATGCCTAA